In one window of Borrelia anserina Es DNA:
- the clpP gene encoding ATP-dependent Clp endopeptidase proteolytic subunit ClpP encodes MYNLVPTVVEHTGNYERVFDIYSRLLRDRIIFLSGEINDMKADTVIAQLLFLESEDSKKDIYIYINSPGGSITSGLAIYDTMQYVKPDVRTICIGQAASMAAFLLAGGAVGKRESLSYSRIMIHQPWGGIGGQASDISIQANEIIRLKKLIIDIMSDKIGVSKEKLSLDIERDYFMTPKDALDYGIIDGILVRD; translated from the coding sequence ATGTATAATTTGGTACCTACTGTTGTAGAACATACTGGAAATTATGAGCGTGTGTTTGATATATATTCAAGATTGCTGAGAGATAGAATAATTTTTTTGAGTGGTGAGATTAATGATATGAAAGCAGACACGGTAATTGCTCAACTTCTTTTCTTAGAGTCTGAAGATTCTAAGAAAGATATATATATTTATATCAATTCTCCTGGAGGTAGCATTACTTCAGGACTTGCAATCTATGATACTATGCAGTATGTTAAACCAGATGTAAGAACTATTTGTATTGGTCAAGCGGCTTCAATGGCTGCATTCTTGCTTGCAGGTGGTGCTGTCGGCAAACGAGAGTCATTATCATATTCAAGAATAATGATCCATCAGCCTTGGGGTGGAATAGGCGGTCAGGCTAGTGATATTAGCATACAAGCCAATGAAATTATAAGACTTAAAAAGTTAATAATAGATATTATGTCTGATAAGATAGGGGTTTCTAAGGAAAAACTGTCTCTTGATATCGAGCGAGACTATTTTATGACACCAAAAGATGCTCTTGATTATGGAATTATTGATGGCATCTTGGTAAGGGATTAG